One Trichormus variabilis 0441 genomic window, TTAAATACAACTTACCTAAAGATAGATGCTCAAAAAAAAAATTTGAATAGATAATACCTATTGTCTACAGAAATAGGGAAATACAAAAATTTGTATCTCTGTTTATACATACTTTATATCGCATTAAAAATTGCATTTTTTTATGGTACAAACACCACCATCACAATTTTCCGAAGAGCAATACAAAGTCGAAAATGCTAATGCAGAGGTACAAGCATTAATCGAATCGCCTACGCCAGATACAGAAATAGATTTAGAATTTCTCTACACTAGAGATATTGAATTTCGCCAAGAAACTATTTACTTCCTCGTTGTAGATCGCTTTTATGATGGCGATGCTGAAAATAGCGAAGGTTATAATCCAGAACTTTATGACCCCAATGGGAAAGATTGGGGCAAGTATTGGGGGGGTGACTTACAAGGAGTAATCGACAAATTAGACTACTTGAAAGATATGGGAGTAACCGCACTTTGGCTAACTCCTTTATTTGAACAAGTCGAGGAATTATTTGTTGGTAACGCAGCCATGCACGGCTATTGGACAAAAGATTTTAAACGGCTAAATCCTCGCTACATTGGTAATGGAGAAGATCCTTCCTTAAACAATACTCAAGAAACCAGAAATACGACTTTTGACCGCTTAATTGCAGAATTACACAAGCGGAAAATGAAGCTGATACTAGATATTGTCTGTAACCATAGCAGTCCTGATACTAGTGGTAGCAAAGGTGAGTTATATGATGACGGCGTAAAAATTGCCGACTTTAATGATGATGTGAATCACTGGTATCACCACTATGGTGAAGTGCAGAACTGGGAAGATGATTGGCAAGTCCAAAACTGTGAACTGGCTGGTTTAGCTACTTTTAATGAAAATAATACTGAGTATCGTAACTATATCAAGTCTGCAATTAAGCAATGGCTAGACCGGGGTGTGGATGCGCTGCGGGTAGATACAGTCAAACATATGCCAATTTGGTTTTGGCAAGAATTTACTGGTGATATGTATAATCACAAACCAGATGTATTTATTTTTGGTGAGTGGATTTACAATTATCCCAGTGACGATCGCTCGGTGGAATTTGCCAATAATTCCGGTATGACTTTACTTGATTTTGGTCTGTGCGTAGCAATTCGCGGCGCATTAGCCCAAGGTGCGGAAGGGGGATTCCATCTCATCCAAGAAATATTCGACCAAGATGATCGCTACAACGGGGCTACGGAGTTAATCACCTTTGTTGATAACCATGATATGCCCCGCTTTCAATCCCTCAACCCCGATCCAGCGATGTTGAAAGTAGCGATCGCTCTCATTATGACATCACGGGGTATTCCATGTATCTATTACGGTACAGAACAATATCTGCACGATGATACCAACGGCGGTAATGACCCCTATAACCGCCCCATGATGGAAAATTGGGATACTGATACTGAGGTTTATAGATACCTCCGATTGTTGTCTGGTATCCGACGGTTAAATCCAGCCGTCTCTATGGGTAGCCAGTGGCAAAAATACCTCACACCCGATGTTTATTGTTATGTCCGCCGTTATCGTTCTTCTGTTTGCTTCGTCGCCCTTAATCGTGGTGGAGAGGTGACTTTACCAGAAGTCCAAACAGAC contains:
- a CDS encoding alpha-amylase family glycosyl hydrolase, producing the protein MVQTPPSQFSEEQYKVENANAEVQALIESPTPDTEIDLEFLYTRDIEFRQETIYFLVVDRFYDGDAENSEGYNPELYDPNGKDWGKYWGGDLQGVIDKLDYLKDMGVTALWLTPLFEQVEELFVGNAAMHGYWTKDFKRLNPRYIGNGEDPSLNNTQETRNTTFDRLIAELHKRKMKLILDIVCNHSSPDTSGSKGELYDDGVKIADFNDDVNHWYHHYGEVQNWEDDWQVQNCELAGLATFNENNTEYRNYIKSAIKQWLDRGVDALRVDTVKHMPIWFWQEFTGDMYNHKPDVFIFGEWIYNYPSDDRSVEFANNSGMTLLDFGLCVAIRGALAQGAEGGFHLIQEIFDQDDRYNGATELITFVDNHDMPRFQSLNPDPAMLKVAIALIMTSRGIPCIYYGTEQYLHDDTNGGNDPYNRPMMENWDTDTEVYRYLRLLSGIRRLNPAVSMGSQWQKYLTPDVYCYVRRYRSSVCFVALNRGGEVTLPEVQTDLPDGEHTCAVTRNKFEVKDGKIYNLQLEERGVIVLSHVGERVKAQTIIRVQLNGVHTQPGETIVVVGDCPELGNWDISKAYPLEYINSNTWFAEIPFDESAGKLISYKYAMWREGRSPLRENTLNRRWVVAKEGTVKWRDTWASGRES